In Phyllostomus discolor isolate MPI-MPIP mPhyDis1 chromosome 2, mPhyDis1.pri.v3, whole genome shotgun sequence, the following are encoded in one genomic region:
- the IFNGR2 gene encoding interferon gamma receptor 2 yields the protein MRPPPPPLWLLLRLLLLHLGAAAPTPDSPSQLPAPQNPKIHLYNAEQVLSWEPVSLSGDEGPVVYRVQFRYATSSDWFDLTPRQSRKVICSRIAATECNFAPADFQTSHNISLRVRAELPERASAWAAAPWFQRYLNVTVGPPENIRVTPGPGSLTLSFSPPFDVESTTTHFSYCVRYWTLENPGHPQDNGCLRNPLIELKDLKPLRVYCLQVRATLVWNSGKMSTEGLFSNVSCHETAADASTKLQEVVLIAMGTFLSLTALAGACVFLTLRYRGLIKHWLHSPPGVPVQIGEYLRDPEDPVLEAMDRDGAPKEDAWDSVSVLSAPEEQKMLPSTRHQGPGGPQPAGADLEL from the exons atgcggccgccgccgccgccgctgtggctgctgctgcggctgctgctgctgcatctgGGCGCCGCGGCTCCCACCCCAG actctccctcccagctgcctgccccTCAAAACCCGAAGATCCACCTGTACAACGCGGAGCAGGTTCTGAGCTGGGAGCCGGTGTCCCTGAGCGGCGACGAGGGGCCGGTGGTGTACCGGGTGCAGTTCAGATA CGCCACCAGCAGTGACTGGTTCGACCTCACACCGCGGCAATCCCGCAAGGTGATCTGCTCCAGGATCGCCGCGACCGAGTGCAACTTCGCCCCAGCCGACTTTCAGACGTCTCACAACATCTCCCTGCGCGTCCGCGCCGAGCTGCCAGAGCGCGCTTCGGCCTGGGCGGCGGCGCCGTGGTTCCAGCGCTACCTGAACG TGACCGTCGGACCTCCAGAAAACATCCGGGTGACCCCGGGGCCGGGCTCCCTGACCCTCAGCTTCTCCCCGCCCTTCGACGTGGAGTCCACCACCACCCACTTCTCGTACTGTGTCCGTTACTGGACACTGGAGAACCCGGGACACCCACAG GACAATGGCTGCCTCAGGAACCCATTAATTGAGCTGAAAGATCTGAAGCCTCTACGTGTGTACTGTTTACAAGTGAGGGCCACGCTGGTTTGGAATTCGGGCAAGATGTCCACAGAAGGGCTTTTTAGCAACGTGTCTTGTCACGAAACAGCAGCGGATG CCTCCACCAAGCTCCAGGAAGTCGTCCTGATCGCCATGGGGACCTTCCTGTCCCTGACAGCGCTGGCGGGCGCCTGCGTCTTCCTGACCCTGAGGTACAGAGGCCTGATCAAGCACTGGCTGCACTCTCCGCCGGGCGTCCCGGTCCAAATAGGAGAG TATCTGCGGGACCCGGAGGACCCCGTCCTGGAGGCCATGGACCGCGATGGCGCGCCCAAGGAGGACGCCTGGGACTCCGTGTCCGTCCTGTCGGCTCCCGAGGAGCAGAAGATGCTCCCGAGCACGCGGCACCAAGGCCCCGGCGGTCCCCAGCCCGCGGGCGCAGACTTGGAGCTGTGA